In Thermoanaerobaculum aquaticum, a single genomic region encodes these proteins:
- a CDS encoding ExbD/TolR family protein, translated as MIRIRRVGRKPDPYIPTATMADIVFLLIIFFIVTYNIEVDKARVQLPRTTVRTDVPRDAAYVSVDTEGVIRVSGGKETSVPVATVEEVQTFAQNVVAQAPDKPFVVKADKGTRYQIIDKILDALKQARVRTIFLLSEQRTISDKS; from the coding sequence ATGATCCGAATACGGCGAGTAGGCCGTAAACCCGACCCTTACATCCCCACCGCGACGATGGCGGATATCGTTTTCCTCCTCATCATCTTCTTCATCGTCACGTACAACATTGAGGTGGACAAGGCTCGGGTGCAGTTGCCGCGCACCACGGTGCGCACCGATGTGCCCCGCGATGCTGCCTACGTTTCGGTGGATACCGAGGGTGTCATCAGGGTTTCGGGTGGCAAGGAAACCTCTGTGCCTGTGGCAACGGTGGAAGAGGTTCAAACCTTTGCCCAAAACGTGGTAGCCCAGGCTCCGGATAAGCCGTTCGTGGTGAAAGCGGATAAGGGCACGCGGTATCAAATCATTGACAAGATCCTCGATGCTTTGAAACAGGCACGGGTGCGAACGATCTTCCTTCTCTCCGAGCAGCGTACGATCTCGGATAAGAGCTGA
- a CDS encoding twin-arginine translocase TatA/TatE family subunit, with the protein MFGSIGVPELLLILLIVIVIFGASKLPQLGRGLGEGIKNFRNALRGEEKPKEPTEPKNQT; encoded by the coding sequence ATGTTTGGCTCCATCGGTGTACCCGAGCTGCTGCTTATCCTTCTCATCGTGATTGTGATCTTTGGCGCTAGCAAGCTGCCCCAGCTGGGGCGGGGTTTGGGCGAGGGCATTAAGAACTTCCGCAACGCACTCCGGGGCGAGGAAAAGCCCAAAGAGCCTACGGAGCCCAAAAACCAAACCTAG
- the rlmN gene encoding 23S rRNA (adenine(2503)-C(2))-methyltransferase RlmN: protein MTNRSSRRNLMGVPTAELGEFLASLGEPPYRARQLQHWICRRLAGSFEDMSDLPKTLRAQLQAQACLADPVVIEVRRASDGTAKYALQLEDGLVVEAVAMPMEGHTTLCLSSQAGCAVGCRFCVTGALGSGRNLRVHEIFGQFRVLMRSEGLVGQGVNVVFMGMGEPLLNLPNLVGALEFLSETVSLRRTTVSTAGVVPKLYALAQLPRRPNLAVSLNATTDEQRAYLMPGVAHWSLAELIAALKAYPLERGRRITIEYVLIAGVNDSLEDARRLVRLLSGLKVKVNLIPLNPDPDFLPGLEPPSEGVINAFAAHLAAANMNVTVRWSKGREVAAACGQLRGQLKFPRPAAVSP from the coding sequence ATGACCAACAGGTCTTCCCGCCGGAACCTGATGGGCGTTCCCACCGCTGAGCTGGGCGAGTTCCTCGCCAGCTTAGGGGAGCCGCCCTACCGGGCCAGGCAGCTCCAGCACTGGATTTGCCGCCGGCTCGCCGGAAGCTTTGAGGACATGAGCGACTTGCCCAAGACGCTGCGGGCCCAACTGCAAGCCCAGGCCTGCCTTGCCGACCCCGTGGTGATTGAGGTTCGTCGGGCCAGCGATGGCACCGCCAAGTACGCCCTGCAGCTGGAGGACGGCCTGGTGGTGGAAGCGGTGGCGATGCCCATGGAGGGCCATACCACCCTTTGTTTGTCCTCCCAGGCCGGCTGCGCCGTGGGCTGTCGCTTTTGCGTCACCGGGGCTTTGGGAAGCGGGCGCAACTTGCGGGTGCACGAGATCTTTGGCCAGTTCCGGGTGCTCATGCGCTCGGAGGGCCTGGTGGGGCAGGGCGTCAACGTGGTGTTCATGGGGATGGGTGAGCCGCTTTTGAACCTTCCCAACCTGGTGGGCGCCCTGGAGTTTCTGAGCGAAACTGTGAGCTTGCGCCGCACAACCGTTTCCACCGCTGGGGTTGTGCCCAAGCTTTACGCGCTGGCGCAGCTTCCCCGCCGCCCGAATCTCGCCGTTTCCCTCAACGCCACCACCGATGAGCAGCGGGCCTACCTCATGCCCGGGGTGGCGCACTGGTCTCTGGCGGAGTTGATTGCAGCGCTTAAAGCGTATCCCCTGGAGCGGGGGCGCCGTATCACCATTGAGTACGTGCTGATTGCTGGTGTTAACGACTCTCTGGAGGACGCCCGCCGCCTGGTGCGGCTGCTTTCGGGGCTGAAGGTAAAGGTCAACCTGATCCCGTTAAACCCCGACCCCGACTTTCTGCCCGGCCTGGAGCCACCTTCCGAAGGTGTCATCAACGCCTTTGCCGCCCACCTGGCAGCAGCCAACATGAATGTCACCGTGCGCTGGAGCAAAGGGCGGGAGGTGGCGGCAGCGTGCGGGCAGCTGCGCGGACAACTGAAGTTTCCACGCCCGGCTGCCGTTTCCCCTTAG
- a CDS encoding tetratricopeptide repeat protein: protein MKLVARFLLAVAATGVLAADWNAALSLYKKGDYAGALKEFQAVLQENPNYAGAYYYVGACQEKLGQKDQALANYQKANQMEPTNPAFARALAVLLVDMGKAAEAVKVLQVVPVETLKGEQKAVVLATLARARLAANDTNGAVEAARAATQAGPQQVDAWAVYGAALSRAGKDADAFNAYRRAFELSGDATLGKTAATAGLRAARMVKGQESNALYSQAATVAAKAYEKKASPDLALLAAEGFLGADRYDESLAWLDRAGVDNALTTYYRGQCAQGKGDVAKAEKFFRDALTKSPDAHLRRLIYSSLGFVLDKQKRYKEAEQAYQEAGNPTKVAEMRDKQAKYEQNLKADEEARRIEEIRKTQEELRRLRGGAPTPTPKS, encoded by the coding sequence ATGAAATTGGTAGCGCGTTTTCTTCTGGCGGTAGCAGCAACGGGCGTTTTGGCGGCCGATTGGAATGCGGCCCTGTCCTTGTACAAGAAGGGCGATTACGCCGGGGCGCTGAAGGAGTTCCAGGCGGTGCTCCAGGAAAACCCCAACTACGCCGGCGCTTACTACTACGTGGGCGCCTGTCAGGAGAAGTTGGGCCAGAAGGACCAGGCGTTGGCTAACTACCAGAAGGCCAACCAAATGGAACCCACCAACCCAGCCTTTGCCAGGGCGCTGGCGGTTTTGCTGGTGGATATGGGAAAGGCTGCCGAAGCGGTAAAGGTGCTGCAGGTGGTGCCGGTGGAAACGCTCAAAGGCGAACAAAAGGCCGTGGTGCTGGCAACCCTGGCTCGGGCGCGGCTGGCGGCCAACGACACCAACGGTGCGGTGGAGGCAGCCCGTGCCGCTACCCAAGCGGGACCTCAGCAGGTGGATGCTTGGGCTGTTTACGGTGCGGCCCTGTCCCGGGCTGGCAAGGACGCCGACGCCTTCAACGCCTACCGCCGGGCCTTTGAGCTGAGCGGTGATGCCACGCTGGGCAAAACCGCTGCTACCGCGGGTCTGCGCGCTGCGCGTATGGTCAAGGGGCAGGAATCCAACGCCCTTTACAGCCAAGCGGCAACCGTCGCCGCCAAAGCCTACGAAAAGAAGGCTTCGCCGGACCTTGCTCTGCTGGCGGCAGAGGGCTTTCTGGGTGCCGACCGCTACGACGAAAGCCTGGCCTGGTTGGACAGGGCCGGTGTGGATAACGCCCTCACCACCTACTACCGCGGCCAGTGCGCCCAGGGCAAGGGCGACGTGGCAAAAGCCGAAAAGTTCTTCCGGGACGCGCTCACCAAGAGCCCCGATGCCCACCTTCGGCGGTTGATTTACAGCTCCCTGGGCTTTGTGCTGGACAAGCAAAAGCGCTATAAGGAGGCCGAGCAGGCCTACCAGGAGGCGGGCAACCCCACCAAGGTCGCGGAAATGCGGGACAAGCAGGCCAAGTACGAGCAAAACCTCAAAGCCGATGAGGAAGCCCGCCGCATTGAAGAAATCCGCAAGACCCAGGAAGAGCTGCGTCGGCTCCGGGGGGGCGCACCAACCCCCACGCCCAAGTCGTAA
- a CDS encoding energy transducer TonB: MSTNERQKQDLTLQELTMLAQEYEEDRRTLRIATIIAVIFHVVLFIIRFPEWATRTAEAQQNKPKIFVVQQPRFKPPEVQKQQEILKPKTVRVPIPDPTPDEPEPVRQYEPEEEIPDTPLPADAVFGDIGPPPPPEDEGPIRVGGQLKEPRRIKYVDPVYPEIARRARVSGPVILEVVLDKEGNPKSVKVLRGLSMGLTEAAVEAVKQWKWEPSTLNGKPVEVIIIVTVNFRLQ; encoded by the coding sequence ATGAGCACCAATGAGCGCCAAAAGCAAGACCTCACGCTCCAAGAGCTGACCATGCTGGCGCAGGAGTACGAGGAGGACCGGCGCACCCTTCGGATCGCAACCATCATTGCGGTCATCTTCCACGTCGTGCTCTTCATCATTCGCTTCCCCGAATGGGCAACGCGAACGGCTGAGGCCCAGCAAAACAAACCCAAGATCTTCGTGGTGCAGCAGCCGCGCTTCAAGCCCCCGGAAGTGCAGAAGCAGCAGGAGATCCTCAAGCCGAAGACGGTGAGGGTGCCGATTCCGGACCCCACACCTGATGAACCGGAGCCCGTCCGTCAGTACGAGCCGGAGGAGGAAATCCCCGATACCCCGCTGCCGGCGGACGCAGTGTTTGGGGATATTGGCCCCCCACCGCCACCGGAGGACGAGGGACCGATTCGTGTTGGTGGGCAGCTTAAGGAGCCGCGGCGAATCAAATATGTGGACCCCGTTTATCCGGAGATTGCCCGGCGGGCAAGGGTCTCAGGGCCGGTTATCCTTGAAGTGGTGCTGGATAAGGAGGGCAACCCCAAGAGCGTGAAGGTGCTCCGCGGTCTCTCCATGGGGCTTACCGAAGCCGCGGTGGAAGCGGTGAAGCAATGGAAATGGGAGCCCTCGACCCTTAACGGGAAACCAGTAGAGGTCATCATTATCGTTACCGTGAACTTCCGCCTCCAGTGA
- a CDS encoding phosphotransferase, with protein sequence MDPFDSHGNPKEPAVFRQRLLRLGLSPQAWEPLTADASVRRFFRVYLRPGKSAVLMLYPPEDAVSVRHHAAVFRWARRQGLPVPKLLAEAAEGLVVEDLGSRGVREALAANPDAAQEQLLRVLAAFQAYRGPFTLNPPFDQDLFMRELQQFLDYSGLGQPAAPAVLAFCRSLAFALAAHPYRLCHRDFHLDNLLATPVGIKAVDFQDLRLGPDTYDVASLLRERGGTTLFPDDFLARAAQVLGWEANWQTRFTQCAAQRGLKALGTFLKLASLGRSQYRRLIPEVATNAWQAVKALGGPTELLAVLEKLSADEGL encoded by the coding sequence GTGGACCCTTTTGATTCCCACGGAAACCCAAAGGAGCCTGCGGTGTTTCGCCAGCGGCTGCTCCGCTTAGGGCTTTCCCCCCAGGCCTGGGAGCCGCTGACGGCGGATGCTTCGGTGAGGCGCTTTTTCCGGGTTTACCTGAGGCCGGGGAAAAGCGCCGTGCTGATGCTTTACCCCCCGGAGGACGCCGTCTCCGTTCGGCACCACGCGGCGGTGTTTCGTTGGGCCCGGAGACAGGGCCTGCCGGTGCCGAAGCTCCTGGCGGAAGCCGCCGAAGGCTTAGTGGTGGAGGACCTGGGGAGCCGGGGGGTGCGGGAAGCACTGGCCGCGAATCCAGACGCAGCGCAGGAGCAATTGCTTCGCGTCTTGGCGGCGTTTCAAGCTTACCGGGGCCCTTTTACGCTCAACCCTCCCTTTGACCAGGACCTCTTCATGCGGGAGCTCCAGCAGTTCCTGGACTATTCGGGGCTCGGGCAGCCAGCGGCGCCTGCGGTGCTTGCGTTTTGCCGGTCGCTGGCTTTCGCGCTTGCGGCCCACCCCTACCGCCTGTGCCATCGGGATTTTCACCTGGATAACCTCCTGGCCACCCCTGTTGGCATCAAAGCCGTGGATTTCCAGGACCTGCGTCTGGGTCCCGACACCTACGACGTGGCTTCGCTGCTCCGGGAGCGGGGAGGAACCACGCTTTTCCCTGACGACTTTCTCGCCAGGGCGGCACAGGTGCTGGGTTGGGAGGCAAACTGGCAGACCCGCTTCACCCAGTGCGCCGCCCAAAGGGGGCTCAAAGCGTTAGGCACCTTCTTGAAACTCGCCAGCCTCGGAAGAAGCCAATACCGGCGGCTCATTCCGGAAGTGGCCACCAACGCCTGGCAAGCGGTGAAGGCCCTGGGAGGCCCAACGGAGCTTTTGGCGGTGCTGGAAAAACTTTCGGCGGATGAGGGGCTATAA
- a CDS encoding DUF4388 domain-containing protein, whose amino-acid sequence MALQGSLADLALPDVIQLVSVSGKTGVFTLSGDGGIVGKIFLKDGQIVDAYVGNLRGENAVYEMAIWQRGQFIFTPQVESDQVTITKSNASLMMEAARRLDEWRVLQKRIPSLDLIPYFLPREPGHDQVTLSPHEWVVVTKIDGQRSIRQLEEVTKLSAFDLCKTLFGLITSGLIGLRSPGEEAPQGAPAGPSVTTLLALTENIRKIAEEIVGPGGAITVEKQYRLARTEIERGKGMSAVQSMVDQLARAISLLKGGEEAEEFLRRVTPLVQL is encoded by the coding sequence ATGGCACTCCAAGGCTCCCTCGCTGACTTGGCTCTCCCCGACGTAATCCAGTTGGTATCGGTGTCGGGTAAAACGGGGGTGTTCACGCTCTCCGGCGATGGGGGCATCGTCGGTAAGATCTTCCTCAAGGACGGGCAAATCGTGGACGCCTACGTGGGCAACCTGCGGGGGGAAAACGCCGTTTACGAAATGGCCATCTGGCAGCGGGGCCAGTTCATCTTTACCCCCCAGGTGGAATCCGACCAGGTCACCATCACCAAGTCCAATGCCTCACTGATGATGGAGGCGGCGCGCCGACTCGACGAGTGGCGGGTTTTGCAAAAGCGCATTCCTTCTTTGGATTTGATCCCGTACTTTTTGCCTCGGGAACCGGGCCACGATCAGGTAACCCTTTCCCCCCACGAGTGGGTGGTGGTGACCAAAATTGACGGCCAGCGCTCCATCCGGCAGCTGGAGGAAGTGACCAAGCTTTCGGCCTTTGATTTGTGCAAGACGCTCTTTGGCCTTATCACCTCGGGGCTTATTGGGCTCCGTTCGCCGGGGGAGGAAGCCCCCCAGGGAGCTCCGGCCGGGCCTTCGGTGACAACGTTGCTGGCGCTCACCGAAAACATCCGCAAGATTGCCGAGGAAATCGTCGGGCCCGGAGGGGCCATCACCGTGGAAAAACAGTACCGGCTGGCGCGCACCGAAATTGAGCGAGGCAAGGGGATGAGCGCCGTGCAAAGCATGGTGGACCAGCTGGCGCGGGCCATCTCGCTGCTTAAGGGCGGCGAAGAAGCTGAGGAATTTCTCCGGCGGGTAACCCCGTTGGTTCAGCTGTAA
- a CDS encoding polyphenol oxidase family protein, whose translation MGHEGLTLVPLAGALALFADARACPPGFSAEGLPALLEEAFGFPTPVLIPQQRHTDLVFTFSGRVPKATLLQVVGVCDALITAERGVALAVQTADCLPVVLAGGGVVSIVHAGWRGLAAGILEKAVRLLSVQFGVEPMALNAVIGVGVGPCHYPVGPEVVTALTTQLGSLSGAASDGRVDLQACARKALLKAGLLSERLRVLPGCTACNPNYHSYRRDGSQAGRQWAAVVLPPV comes from the coding sequence GTGGGCCATGAAGGCTTGACGCTCGTTCCTTTAGCTGGGGCGCTGGCGCTTTTTGCCGATGCCCGCGCCTGTCCCCCGGGTTTTTCCGCCGAGGGTTTGCCGGCGCTGCTGGAGGAAGCCTTTGGCTTTCCCACGCCGGTTCTGATCCCCCAGCAACGGCACACCGATTTGGTTTTCACCTTTAGCGGTCGGGTGCCAAAGGCTACGCTATTGCAGGTGGTGGGCGTGTGCGACGCGCTCATCACCGCCGAGCGGGGGGTGGCGCTGGCGGTGCAAACCGCCGACTGCCTGCCGGTGGTTTTGGCAGGCGGGGGTGTGGTGAGCATCGTGCATGCCGGCTGGCGGGGGTTGGCGGCGGGCATTCTCGAAAAGGCGGTGCGGCTGCTTTCGGTGCAGTTTGGCGTGGAGCCCATGGCCTTGAACGCGGTGATCGGCGTGGGCGTGGGCCCCTGTCACTACCCCGTGGGCCCAGAGGTGGTTACGGCCCTCACGACCCAGCTGGGTTCCCTCTCGGGTGCTGCAAGCGACGGCCGGGTAGACCTGCAAGCCTGCGCCCGGAAGGCGCTCCTCAAGGCCGGCTTGCTCTCCGAGCGATTGCGCGTTCTCCCAGGGTGCACCGCCTGCAACCCCAACTACCACTCCTACCGACGGGACGGGTCTCAAGCCGGGAGGCAGTGGGCCGCGGTGGTACTGCCGCCTGTCTAA
- the ruvC gene encoding crossover junction endodeoxyribonuclease RuvC: protein MRVLGVDPGTRTTGWGLIEAENGEITRVAWGCLKGKRGLPRAQTLAGLADELLALLAQWQPQVVAVETPFVARFQKASLLLAETRGALLAALGQWGGEVAEYEPARVKSWVVGNGRAEKQQVAWLVQRLLGIAEELPADAADALAVALCHLLDRKSVHLR, encoded by the coding sequence GTGCGGGTGCTGGGCGTTGACCCGGGGACCCGAACCACCGGTTGGGGCCTCATTGAAGCTGAAAACGGAGAGATCACCCGCGTGGCTTGGGGTTGCCTCAAGGGCAAGCGGGGTCTGCCCCGGGCGCAAACGCTCGCTGGGCTAGCCGACGAGCTGCTAGCGCTCCTCGCCCAATGGCAGCCCCAGGTGGTGGCGGTGGAAACCCCTTTTGTGGCGCGATTCCAAAAGGCTAGCCTGCTTTTAGCGGAAACTCGCGGTGCGCTTTTGGCAGCGCTGGGTCAGTGGGGTGGAGAGGTAGCGGAGTACGAGCCGGCGCGGGTCAAGTCCTGGGTGGTGGGTAACGGGCGGGCGGAAAAACAGCAGGTGGCCTGGCTGGTGCAAAGGCTTTTGGGGATTGCCGAAGAGCTGCCCGCGGACGCCGCCGATGCTTTGGCGGTAGCACTTTGCCATCTCTTGGACAGGAAAAGCGTGCATCTCCGCTGA
- a CDS encoding MotA/TolQ/ExbB proton channel family protein has protein sequence MLGDLVTYFQQGGITMWPLLVFSILTATFIVERGLALRKAKVNVNEFLSKVRKALLVNRDVRGAMKVCEEYQGPVASVVKAALARYGHPREDIEKNIESAAVFESARLERGLMVLATSANISPMLGFLGTVTGMIKSFATLAQAGLSNPGAVAAGISEALITTATGLFIAIPAQLGYNYYMSRINRFMRDIEVASNMLMDTFIEMDSERYGQGGGAEA, from the coding sequence GTGTTAGGAGATCTGGTTACCTATTTCCAGCAGGGTGGTATCACCATGTGGCCACTTTTGGTCTTCTCGATCTTGACCGCGACGTTTATCGTCGAGCGCGGGCTGGCGTTGCGGAAGGCCAAGGTCAACGTGAATGAGTTCCTTTCCAAGGTACGGAAGGCGCTTCTCGTCAACCGCGACGTGCGCGGGGCCATGAAGGTGTGCGAGGAGTACCAGGGACCGGTGGCTTCGGTGGTGAAGGCGGCTTTGGCCCGCTACGGTCATCCCCGGGAGGACATCGAGAAGAACATTGAGTCGGCCGCAGTTTTTGAAAGCGCCCGTCTGGAGCGGGGCTTGATGGTGCTGGCCACCTCCGCCAACATCTCGCCAATGTTGGGCTTCTTGGGCACGGTTACGGGCATGATCAAGTCCTTCGCGACCCTTGCCCAGGCTGGTCTTTCCAACCCTGGCGCCGTGGCGGCCGGTATCTCGGAGGCACTGATTACCACCGCTACCGGTTTGTTCATTGCCATCCCTGCCCAGCTCGGCTACAACTACTACATGAGCCGCATCAACCGGTTCATGCGGGATATTGAGGTGGCTTCCAACATGTTGATGGACACCTTCATTGAGATGGATAGCGAGCGGTACGGACAGGGAGGCGGCGCGGAGGCGTAA
- the ftsE gene encoding cell division ATP-binding protein FtsE has translation MIRLENVTKTYCGRPALVGISTVVEKGEFVFLTGPSGAGKSTLLRLLYRAEVPDQGRVVVAGQDLTTLNRREVAELRRRMGVVFQDFKLLRRRTVGENITFVLDLLGLPEREQQRRAYHALRQVGLQHRLSALPEELSGGEQQRVAVARALVVQPELILADEPTGNLDPERSHELMGFFREANYRGTTVVVATHDVSLIAAHPARTLVLERGRLVQDRWGPP, from the coding sequence ATGATCCGCTTGGAAAACGTCACCAAGACCTATTGTGGGCGGCCAGCGCTGGTGGGAATTTCAACCGTAGTGGAGAAGGGCGAGTTCGTTTTCCTCACCGGACCATCGGGGGCCGGGAAGAGCACGTTGCTGCGCCTTTTGTACCGGGCCGAGGTACCCGATCAAGGGCGAGTGGTGGTGGCTGGACAGGACCTGACCACCCTCAATCGGCGGGAGGTGGCGGAGCTCCGCCGGCGCATGGGGGTGGTTTTTCAGGATTTCAAGCTCCTGCGGCGGCGGACCGTGGGCGAAAACATCACCTTCGTGCTGGACCTCCTGGGGTTGCCGGAAAGGGAGCAGCAGCGCCGGGCTTACCACGCCCTTCGCCAGGTGGGCTTGCAGCACCGGCTTTCCGCTTTGCCGGAGGAGCTTTCCGGCGGTGAACAGCAGCGGGTAGCGGTGGCCCGGGCGCTGGTGGTGCAGCCCGAGCTCATCCTGGCCGATGAGCCCACCGGCAACTTGGACCCCGAGCGCTCCCACGAGCTCATGGGCTTCTTTCGGGAAGCCAACTACCGCGGCACCACGGTGGTGGTGGCCACCCACGATGTGTCGCTCATTGCCGCTCACCCCGCCCGCACCCTGGTGCTGGAGCGGGGGAGGCTGGTTCAGGACCGGTGGGGACCGCCATGA
- a CDS encoding cell division protein FtsX yields the protein MRQHLWREVWRQLREARGMALVAVLLLAVGGAWAMLAASFLQWGRAGLLRAAKEAVVVAVLADGSEPAQLQAAVASRFPQARTVSFSPKELGQTLAGWAGGAAGESLLPAALSITVAAADAEGLKQFLRTHPGVAAVSSSQEWVGPALSGFSLALRLAGLLASILVFAFAALVVLAVRLLVLSHADEIAIMRLIGAHEEDIRAPYLVASTLLGLLGGASAVGLALLGRAILAPWIHLPPFSPTYLLATVLAGGLAGVLGAAVGVRSLPQEP from the coding sequence ATGAGGCAGCACCTTTGGCGGGAGGTGTGGCGGCAGCTGCGGGAAGCCAGGGGTATGGCGCTGGTGGCGGTGTTGCTTTTAGCTGTAGGCGGGGCTTGGGCCATGCTGGCGGCCAGCTTCCTGCAGTGGGGGCGCGCCGGGCTTCTGCGGGCGGCCAAGGAAGCGGTGGTGGTGGCGGTGCTGGCTGACGGCTCAGAGCCTGCTCAGCTGCAAGCGGCGGTGGCTTCCCGCTTTCCACAAGCCAGGACCGTGAGCTTTTCCCCTAAAGAGCTTGGGCAAACCCTTGCCGGCTGGGCCGGCGGGGCCGCCGGGGAAAGCCTCCTGCCGGCGGCGCTTTCCATTACCGTGGCCGCTGCGGACGCGGAAGGCCTCAAGCAGTTCCTCCGCACCCATCCGGGAGTGGCGGCGGTGAGTTCCTCCCAGGAATGGGTGGGGCCGGCGCTTTCCGGGTTTTCCTTGGCCTTGCGGCTGGCGGGGCTTTTGGCTTCGATTTTGGTTTTTGCCTTTGCAGCGCTGGTGGTTTTAGCGGTGAGGCTGCTGGTGCTTTCCCACGCTGACGAGATTGCCATCATGCGGCTCATCGGCGCCCATGAGGAGGACATCCGGGCTCCTTACCTGGTGGCCAGTACGCTTTTGGGTTTGCTTGGGGGCGCTTCCGCCGTGGGTTTGGCGCTTTTGGGGCGAGCCATCCTGGCCCCTTGGATCCACCTGCCGCCTTTTTCGCCCACTTACCTCTTGGCCACAGTGCTGGCCGGGGGGTTGGCCGGAGTTCTGGGGGCGGCGGTGGGGGTCCGCTCCCTCCCCCAAGAACCGTAA
- a CDS encoding ExbD/TolR family protein, giving the protein MKLERRKIPPEIFTGSMADVTFLLIIYFMVTMAFSATKGLDFAVPKEDTAQVQLEREEAVEVKVTPQGTYLVDGRPLALSQFADYLKGKIVPGKLVDGKPVIEKPVILRPDPQAPYGAMMDAFDELRQVKDKLGLARELNISLPTQREIENLWGALGAL; this is encoded by the coding sequence ATGAAACTTGAACGTCGGAAAATACCGCCGGAAATCTTTACGGGATCCATGGCCGATGTGACCTTCCTCCTCATCATTTACTTCATGGTGACCATGGCTTTTTCGGCCACCAAGGGGTTGGACTTTGCGGTTCCCAAGGAAGACACCGCCCAGGTGCAGCTGGAGAGGGAAGAGGCTGTGGAGGTCAAGGTCACGCCGCAAGGGACCTACCTGGTGGACGGCCGGCCCTTGGCTTTATCGCAGTTTGCCGACTACCTCAAGGGTAAGATCGTTCCGGGCAAGCTGGTGGATGGGAAACCCGTCATTGAAAAGCCCGTGATCCTGCGCCCGGATCCCCAAGCCCCCTACGGGGCCATGATGGACGCCTTTGACGAGCTCCGGCAGGTGAAGGACAAGCTGGGACTGGCCAGGGAGCTGAACATTTCTCTACCTACCCAGCGGGAAATCGAAAACCTGTGGGGCGCTCTGGGAGCTCTGTAG
- a CDS encoding lytic transglycosylase domain-containing protein yields MAATSLRELGLAYAAAACGVLLAGAVARFGASLGSVDPAVRGEESWYEIVTPGEQVNIPEEIRQAALAEGVDPALVAAIVEVESGFNPAALSHKGAVGLMQVLPETATLVGVAGHHEPQANLKAGCRYLRLLFEDFGGDVELVLAAYNAGPGAVYKSGGIPPYRETQAFVLRVEEAYRRLTGQPLATARFGFWAP; encoded by the coding sequence TTGGCTGCTACCTCGTTGCGGGAGTTGGGGCTGGCCTACGCGGCCGCGGCTTGTGGAGTGTTGCTTGCCGGGGCCGTGGCCAGGTTTGGGGCCAGCCTGGGCTCGGTGGATCCGGCGGTGCGAGGCGAGGAAAGCTGGTACGAGATCGTCACCCCCGGAGAGCAGGTCAATATCCCTGAGGAAATCCGGCAGGCAGCTCTTGCCGAAGGGGTGGATCCCGCTTTGGTGGCGGCCATTGTGGAGGTGGAGTCGGGCTTTAACCCGGCCGCCCTTTCGCACAAAGGCGCGGTGGGGCTCATGCAGGTGCTCCCCGAAACCGCCACGCTGGTGGGTGTGGCGGGCCACCACGAGCCCCAGGCCAACCTGAAAGCGGGGTGCCGCTATTTGCGGCTGCTCTTTGAGGACTTCGGCGGTGATGTGGAGCTGGTTTTAGCAGCTTACAACGCCGGTCCCGGGGCGGTTTACAAGAGCGGCGGCATTCCCCCCTACCGCGAAACGCAAGCTTTTGTTTTGCGGGTGGAAGAAGCGTACCGGAGGCTTACCGGCCAGCCGCTGGCCACGGCTAGGTTTGGTTTTTGGGCTCCGTAG
- a CDS encoding helix-turn-helix domain-containing protein, which yields MATQPERSPSLAEMAQAMDVLLQGMLDRSLSLEEAVRTFELRYVEAAVQRYGGSIQRAAAALQIHRNTLRVKLKRGPHLSS from the coding sequence ATGGCAACCCAGCCGGAGCGCTCCCCTTCGCTTGCGGAAATGGCCCAGGCCATGGACGTGCTGTTGCAGGGGATGCTGGACCGGTCGCTGAGCCTGGAGGAAGCGGTGCGCACCTTTGAGCTGCGTTACGTGGAGGCGGCGGTCCAGCGGTACGGGGGCAGCATTCAGCGGGCCGCGGCTGCCCTCCAAATCCACCGGAACACCCTCCGCGTCAAGCTAAAGAGGGGCCCGCACCTGTCGAGCTAA